From the Limanda limanda chromosome 2, fLimLim1.1, whole genome shotgun sequence genome, one window contains:
- the LOC133027830 gene encoding growth-regulated alpha protein-like, whose amino-acid sequence MSYFTIVALMVFLAIAVGTSLGDPGVPPRCQCIKKESRPIGRHIEKVEVIPASSDCSETEIIATLKKDGRKTCLDPEAPWVQRVLQKLFKRTR is encoded by the exons ATGTCTTACTTTACAATTGTGGCACTCATGGTTTTTCTGGCTATTGCTGTGG GTACCAGTCTGGGGGATCCAGGAGTGCCTCCGCGATGTCAGTGCATCAAGAAGGAGAGCAGGCCCATCGGACGTCATATAGAGAAGGTGGAGGTGATCCCCGCCAGCTCTGACTGCTCAGAAACTGAGATTAT TGCCACTCTTAAAAAAGATGGGAGAAAGACCTGTCTGGACCCTGAAGCTCCGTGGGTCCAAAGAGTGCTCCAGAAATTGTTTAA ACGCACACGTTGA
- the fbxo10 gene encoding F-box only protein 10, with translation MEVGSLPVELWRVILAYLPLPDLGRCCQVCRAWRELILSLDNTRWRQLCLRCPECRHPNWPSQPHLEPPSWREALRQHALASRTWAQNGPELQSSTCLLFFRRRKDRRVWHVGPGCEFETLRGALGAAGPYDRVVLHPGVYEEQAELTLKVPVELVGLGRLGEVALLVCMEQQCPTARLCNLVFMPPWFSTVVYKTSWGHVQLDNCNFEGAQLQIRGPGTCQARFCSFSQGSSAHLLGVVLSLMDSCDFSGSDTASVTVEGPPLSERNWACKHLAALARTFPSCGVSGNNSYSSRGPQAGSAGGPQPPGNHVKKEHVSMEDWQRRTGVDALCQGTVIEDGWSDGEHSEGEEENRDGEKTNDTKNPFTLDYKISYDNHGLSHLLKPRADGSLPLASSPDPLPVTPEPLTLQQELDRDPEAQMLASSTLGCILRRCLFREGKGGVHLSNYGQARLEGNVFRGLNYAVRCIQNSTIVMLRNEVCECRASGVFLRLSAQGLIAENNIHSNGEAGLDIRKGANPIILCNRIHSGLRSGVVVLGKGKGSIRSNWIYNNKEAGVYILFSGNPVVSGNHIFQGQAAGIAINENGRGIIKDNVIKENQWGGVDIRRGGDPILRNNYICYGFSDGVVVGERGRGLIEGNHVYCNKGCGVWVMSSSLPQLLGNYITHNCMYGLAVFCRKDPDNIEAREGNWPGQEGIAGDGVSGERRGIEGEGREVQENLNEEGELFAWESDLESEDERHSARRSTSVALVEGNCMSYNGAVGLYVKSSEALNVFANLVNSNCGTGIAVLQSSQLTRLVTNCILENGRAGVTVEKDCRVELRGNGIYENNGHGISFSGNGQIAENDVVGNRGYGIQVSGCADIKVLRNRVQPAQGCGIAVMGPVKGVVHDNLLFQGHPGNKKALLHMDPGTDGCVLRNNNILRHNNSCTSAPPWVLENPPPRPLANSPSGLSSAQYPSRLGISMTTRISATVESGCHSGSMFCSIL, from the exons ATGGAGGTGGGCAGCCTCCCTGTGGAGCTGTGGCGGGTGATCCTGGCCTACCTGCCGCTCCCCGACCTGGGCCGCTGCTGCCAGGTGTGCCGCGCCTGGAGGGAGCTCATCCTCTCCCTGGACAACACCCGCTGGAGGCAGCTGTGCCTGCGCTGCCCCGAGTGCCGCCATCCCAACTGGCCCAGTCAGCCCCACCTGGAGCCGCCGTCCTGGAGGGAGGCGCTGAGGCAGCACGCCCTGGCCAGCCGCACCTGGGCTCAGAACGGACCCGAGCTCCAGTCCTCCACCTGCCTCCTCTTTTTCCGCCGACGGAAGGACCGCCGGGTCTGGCACGTGGGGCCGGGGTGCGAGTTTGAAACCCTGCGCGGCGCCCTGGGGGCGGCTGGGCCATATGACCGCGTGGTTCTCCACCCCGGTGTGTACGAGGAGCAGGCGGAGCTGACGCTGAAGGTGCCCGTGGAGCTGGTGGGTCTGGGCCGCCTGGGTGAGGTGGCCCTCCTGGTGTGCATGGAGCAGCAATGCCCCACTGCCAGGCTGTGTAACCTGGTGTTCATGCCCCCCTGGTTCTCCACTGTGGTTTACAAG ACGTCGTGGGGTCACGTCCAGCTCGATAACTGCAACTTTGAGGGGGCTCAGCTGCAGATCCGCGGCCCAGGAACCTGCCAGGCTCGCTTCTGCTCCTTCTCCCAGGGCAGCTCGGCCCACCTGCTGGGTGTCGTCCTCAGTTTAATGGACAGCTGCGACTTCTCCGGAAGCGACACCGCCTCGGTGACCGTGGAAGGTCCGCCGCTGTCAGAGAGGAACTGGGCTTGCAAACACTTGGCCGCTTTGGCCCGGACGTTCCCGTCTTGCGGCGTGTCTGGGAATAACAGTTACTCATCAAGAGGCCCGCAGGCTGGCTCCGCTGGTGGGCCTCAGCCTCCGGGTAATCATGTCAAAAAGGAGCATGTGAGCATGGAGGACTGGCAGCGGAGGACTGGGGTGGATGCACTGTGTCAGGGCACGGTGATCGAAGACGGCTGGAGCGACGGCGAGCACagcgagggggaggaggagaaccgAGATGGAGAAAAGACCAACGACACCAAAAACCCATTTACATTGGATTACAAAATCTCATACGACAATCATGGACTGTCCCATTTGCTCAAGCCCCGGGCAGACGGCTCTCTGCCCCTGGCCTCCTCTCCAGACCCCCTGCCTGTGaccccggaacccctcacccttCAGCAGGAGCTGGACCGGGACCCAGAAGCTCAGATGCTGGCATCGTCCACCCTCGGCTGCATCCTCAGACGCTGCCTCTTCagggaagggaaggggggggtgcaTCTGTCTAACTATGGGCAAGCTCGGCTGGAAGGCAACGTTTTCCGTGGGCTCAACTACGCTGTCCGCTGCATCCAGAACTCCACA ATAGTGATGCTGAGAAACGAGGTGTGTGAGTGCCGTGCGTCGGGTGTCTTCCTGCGTCTCTCGGCTCAGGGCCTCATCGCCGAAAACAACATCCACTCCAACGGAGAGGCGGGCCTGGACATCCGGAAAGGGGCGAACCCCATAATTCTG TGCAACAGAATACACAGTGGTTTGCGTTCTGGGGTTGTTGTCCTTGGCAAGGGAAAAGGTTCAATTCGGAGCAATTGGATCTATAACAACAAGGAAGCGGGCGTGTATATTCTCTTCAGTGGGAATCCTGTGGTCAG TGGGAATCACATCTTCCAGGGCCAGGCAGCTGGGATTGctataaatgaaaatggccGAGGAATAATAAAAG ATAATGTGATCAAAGAAAACCAGTGGGGGGGTGTAGACATCCGAAGAGGAGGCGACCCCATCCTGAGGAACAACTACATCTGCTACGGCTTCTCAGACGGCGTggtggtgggagagagaggccgCGGACTCATTGAGGGAAACCACGTCTACT GTAACAAAGGCTGTGGCGTGTGGGTTATGTCGTCCAGCCTCCCGCAACTCCTGGGAAACTACATCACCCATAACTGTATGTACGGGCTGGCCGTGTTCTGCAGGAAAGACCCGGACAACATCGAGGCCAGGGAGGGTAACTGGCCGGGCCAGGAAGGGATCGCCGGAGACGGAGTCAGCGGGGAAAGGAGAGGAatagaaggagaaggaagagaagtgCAGGAGAACCTCAACGAAGAGGGGGAACTGTTTGCGTGGGAGAGCGATCTGGAAAGCGAGGATGAGCGTCACTCTGCCCGTCGCTCCACCAGTGTAGCGCTGGTGGAGGGCAACTGCATGAGCTACAATGGAG CCGTTGGTCTGTATGTGAAGAGCAGCGAGGCCCTGAATGTTTTCGCTAACCTTGTGAACAGTAACTGTGGCACTGGAATCGCTGTGCTGCAGAGCAGTCAGCTGACCCGGCTGGTCACTAACTGCATCCTTGAAAATGGTCGAGCTGGTGTTACGGTGGAGAAAGACTGCCGAGTGGAACTTCGTGGTAATGGCATCTATGAAAACAACGGCCATGGCATCAGTTTCAGTGGCAACGGGCAGATTGCAGAGAATGATGTGGTTGGAAACCGTGGATACGGGATCCAGGTGTCGGGCTGTGCTGACATCAAG GTACTGCGTAACCGAGTCCAACCAGCACAGGGCTGTGGCATCGCTGTGATGGGACCAGTAAAAGGTGTCGTGCATGACAATCTCTTGTTCCAGGGCCATCCTGGAAACAAGAAAGCACTCCTCCACATGGATCCTGGCACAGACGGCTGTGTGTTACGGAACAACAATATTCTAAGACACAATAACAG cTGTACATCTGCTCCTCCCTGGGTGCTGGAAAACCCTCCACCTCGGCCACTGGCCAACTCCCCCTCTGGCCTCTCCTCAGCCCAGTATCCTTCCCGACTTGGAATATCCATGACAACCAGGATCAGTGCCACTGTGGAGAGTGGGTGCCACAGTGGAAGCATGTTCTGCTCCATCCTGTGA
- the polr1e gene encoding DNA-directed RNA polymerase I subunit RPA49: MTTNMAASCSLVCCKEEREGDKAVMVRFSNGSVRNADKLDFSMYKSVDENNPRKRSRRILVAESERLSYVGNNFGTGSLKCNNLCKYYVGVLNKQTMQMEVHNAQLFNLQPVIPGETDTATSQDTTLTYREKVDSLISTFGTNKQKKALSSRRLNQVGSDTLHQAVAKAASNVIDQKGLEALQQEVAETESQGDLALHLPPCDANADKPEDVYLLDDLLTPVEFETLEMAGSKLAELSPEELQKMANDGGSLCVVKHLENLPTEDEARHKLARAAFYLSMLLKLARQKNITRKFGQEEGCPRIIQNKLLKTFTVETFNNGRVLNVVSTSMKAKIAAHSLAVLLHMGHMTADLTLLHRDLGITEARMIEVAKSMGLTLVRPARGKTEPGLQGEHKQASLLVPLIKYDQFMERRKRKKMH, encoded by the exons ATGACaacaaacatggcggcctcctgCTCGTTAGTGTGTTgtaaagaggaaagagaaggcgACAAAGCTGTTATGG tccgGTTTTCAAACGGCAGCGTGAGGAATGCAGACAAACTGGATTTCTCCATGTACAAGAGCGTAGATGAGAACAACCCCAGGAAGAGAAGCAGACGGATACTG GTTGCTGAATCAGAGAGACTGTCCTATGTTGGAAATAATTTTGGAACGGGGTCACTGAAATGCAACAACCTTTGCAA ATATTATGTCGGCGTGCTGAACAAACAGACCATGCAAATGGAGGTGCACAATGCTCAGCTCTTCAACTTGCAGCCTGTCATACCAG GAGAGACGGACACTGCAACATCCCAGGACACGACTCTGACCTACAGAGAAAAG GTTGATTCTTTGATATCAACGTTTGGcaccaacaaacaaaagaaagctCTGAGCTCTCGCAGGCTGAATCAGGTGGGCAGCGATACACTGCACCAAGCTGTGGCTAAAGCTGCCAGCAATGTGATCGACCAGAAGGGTCTGGAAG CTCTACAACAGGAAGTTGCCGAGACAGAGTCCCAAGGAGATCTGGCTCTCCATCTGCCTCCCTGCGATGCAAACGCAGACAAACCTGAGGACGTCTACCTACTGGACGATC TCCTGACTCCTGTTGAGTTTGAAACTTTGGAGATGGCCGGTTCCAAGTTGGCAGAACTCAGccctgaggagctgcagaagaTGGCGAATGACGGAGG gaGCCTGTGTGTTGTGAAGCACCTCGAGAACCTGCCGACTGAAGATGAAGCCAGGCACAAGCTGGCACGAGCCGCCTTTTACCTCTCAATGCTGCTTAAACTGGCCCGGCAGAAGAACATCACCCGCAAGT TTGGGCAGGAGGAAGGCTGCCCGCGCATCATTCAAAACAAGCTGCTCAAAACATTCACTGTGGAGACTTTCAACAATGGCAG GGTCCTGAACGTTGTGTCAACATCAATGAAAGCCAAAATAGCAGCGCACTCTCTGGCCGTGCTCCTGCACATGGGTCACATGACTGCTGACCTCACGTTACTGCACCGCGATCTAGGAATCACTGAGGCCAG GATGATTGAAGTTGCAAAGTCAATGGGACTGACCCTAGTTAGACCGGCCCGGGGGAAGACTGAGCCTGGACTGCAAGGCGAACACAAGCAGGCGTCCCTTCTTGTACCTCTGATCAAATATGATCAGTTCATGGAGAGACGGAAACGCAAGAAAATGCACTGA
- the LOC133022659 gene encoding interleukin-8-like, with translation MMSSRVIVVAVMVLLASLAISEGMSLRSRRSLGPEKHCKCIKTESRHIGRYIEKVEMIPGHSHCEETEIIATLKGTGKEVCLDPEAIWVQKVINRMMLNRRR, from the exons ATGATGAGCAGCAGAGTCATCGTCGTTGCTGTAATGGTGCTCCTGGCCTCTCTGGCCATCAGTGAAG GGATGAGCCTGAGAAGCCGGAGAAGCCTGGGACCGGAGAAGCACTGCAAGTGCATCAAGACAGAGAGCAGACACATTGGCCGCTACATTGAGAAGGTGGAAATGATCCCTGGCCACTCTCACTGTGAAGAAACTGAGATCAT TGCCACTCTGAAAGGAACCGGAAAGGAGGTATGCCTTGACCCCGAGGCTATCTGGGTGCAGAAAGTGATCAACAGGATGATGTTAAA CAGAAGACGCTGA
- the LOC133022881 gene encoding zinc finger and BTB domain-containing protein 5, giving the protein MDFPGHFEQLFQQLNYQRIHGQLCDSVIVVGSRHFKAHRSVLAACSTHFRALFTVAEGDSSMNMIQLDSEVVTAEAFAALVDMMYTSTLMLGESNVMDILLAASHLHLNNVVKACKHYLTTRTLPMSPSSDRLTHHQPQQDQQRRRQQQQQQQQQQQQQQADLAVNPNLAANANLATNAAASKLQRSFLLQQLGLSLVSSALGGIEEDGMGNIAGNREVGQRASFPIRRFHKRKPSTALNLSEERPRQRQRPSAPNHGLLGEEGMSAEREEGALLSPDFHKMGDESKLGAGHVGVSQDDPQMPSQSDSGHCGGEDLVRMQGGVSKEEDMDDHDQQDNRLAVKMKSGTEEEEAEEQKVVVKREPLSSPEPTDEISDVTSQAEGSDPAEPGCPEEEEKVELSPESSDRSFTSEPQPSSDSLLQPSSQLLIKSHMGGGAGGFGSNSKPGFSISSFLSPKDYGSGVAGLVTGEDDLPNTTTGDAVARHFLMRQEAAGPPGSASSCLLQSPLSGESRNSFGDNLQHDSLFLRPLHNSLGNPRGGGGNMSGGHGGFEPFGLDFQRSSLGLHSLGQPSRGAGGAATVSLGYPGYRRIAPKMSAGIGGEEGVGGVLQDSASSSSSLASPLLLNESGGYDMNSGRPTSLPPQLTRASADVLSKCKKALSEHNVLVVEGARKYACKICCKTFLTLTDCKKHIRVHTGEKPYACLKCGKRFSQSSHLYKHSKTTCLRWQNSNMSNGLM; this is encoded by the exons ATGGATTTCCCAGGCCACTTTGAGCAGCTCTTCCAGCAGCTGAACTACCAGCGTATCCACGGCCAGCTGTGCGATTCTGTCATCGTTGTGGGGAGCCGACACTTTAAAGCCCACCGCTCCGTGCTGGCGGCCTGCAGCACTCACTTCAGAGCCCTGTTCACTGTGGCAGAGGGCGATTCGAGCATGAATATGATTCAGCTGGACAGCGAG GTGGTGACGGCTGAAGCTTTTGCTGCTCTGGTGGACATGATGTACACGTCCACACTGATGCTGGGGGAGAGCAACGTCATGGATATCCTCCTCGCTGCCTCACACCTGCACCTCAACAATGTAGTGAAAGCCTGTAAACACTACCTGACAACACGTACGCTGCCTATGTCGCCCTCATctgacagactcacacatcACCAGCCTCAGCAGGACCAGCAGAGGCgcaggcagcagcaacagcagcagcagcagcaacagcagcaacaacaggcAGATTTAGCAGTGAACCCTAATCTAGCAGCTAATGCTAACCTTGCAACAAATGCTGCAGCATCAAAGTTGCAGCGCTCCTTCCTGTTGCAGCAGCTCGGTCTCAGCTTGGTGAGCTCTGCTTTGGGTGGGATAGAGGAGGATGGGATGGGAAATATAGCTGGCAATAGAGAGGTGGGACAGAGAGCCTCTTTCCCTATCCGACGCTTTCACAAACGCAAGCCCTCCACAGCACTGAACCTGTCAGAAGAGAGACCCAGGCAGAGGCAACGCCCCTCAGCCCCTAACCACGGCTTGTTGGGAGAAGAAGGGATGAGCGCAGAGCGAGAGGAAGGAGCACTCCTGTCCCCGGACTTCCACAAGATGGGGGACGAATCAAAATTAGGTGCTGGCCACGTAGGGGTCTCCCAAGATGACCCTCAGATGCCCAGCCAGTCAGACAGTGGACACTGTGGGGGGGAGGACTTGGTGAGAATGCAGGGAGGAGTGAGCAAGGAGGAGGATATGGATGACCATGACCAGCAGGACAACAGGTTGGCTGTGAAGATGAAATcagggacagaggaagaggaggctgaagaACAGAAG GTGGTGGTTAAACGAGAGCCGCTAAGCTCGCCTGAGCCGACGGATGAAATCAGTGACGTGACATCGCAGGCTGAGGGCAGCGACCCGGCCGAGCCTGGAtgtccagaggaggaggagaaggtggagctgAGCCCAGAGAGCAGCGACCGCAGCTTTACCTCGGAACCCCAACCCAGCTCTGACTCTCTGCTGCAGCCCAGCTCCCAGCTTCTCATCAAAAGCCACATGGGAGGAGGCGCCGGAGGTTTTGGATCAAATAGCAAACCCGGTTTCAGTATTTCCAGCTTCCTTAGCCCAAAGGATTATGGAAGTGGTGTTGCAGGGTTGGTTACAGGAGAAGATGACCTGCCCAACACGACAACTGGGGATGCAGTAGCACGTCACTTCCTGATGcgacaggaagctgctggacCACCTGGCTCTGCTTCTTCTTGTCTTCTGCAGTCCCCACTCAGTGGTGAGAGTCGCAACAGCTTTGGAGACAACTTGCAGCATGATTCTCTATTCCTCCGTCCCCTGCACAACAGTTTGGGGAACCccagaggaggcggaggaaaTATGAGTGGAGGGCATGGAGGGTTTGAGCCCTTTGGTTTGGACTTCCAGCGCTCCAGTCTGGGTCTTCACTCTCTAGGGCAACCCTCACGAGGAGCCGGAGGAGCCGCCACTGTTTCTCTGGGCTATCCAGGCTACAGGCGTATAGCCCCAAAAATGTCGGCCGGTataggaggagaagaaggtgtAGGCGGTGTTCTCCAGGATtcggcctcttcctcctcaagtCTGGCAAGTCCCCTGCTTCTCAACGAGAGCGGTGGGTATGACATGAACAGTGGCAGgcccacctccctcccccctcagCTCACCCGTGCTTCAGCGGACGTCCTGTCTAAGTGCAAGAAAGCTCTGTCGGAGCACAATGTCCTGGTGGTTGAGGGAGCTCGGAAATACGCTTGTAAAATCTGTTGCAAAACCTTCCTAACCCTGACTGACTGCAAGAAACACATCCGTGTACACACGGGTGAGAAACCCTACGCCTGCCTCAAGTGTGGGAAGCGCTTCAGCCAGTCCTCCCACCTATACAAGCATTCCAAGACCACCTGTCTGCGCTGGCAGAACAGCAACATGTCCAACGGCCTGATGTAG
- the LOC133027820 gene encoding interleukin-8-like, with amino-acid sequence MSFFTIVSLVVFLAIAEGTSTEDPGVTLQCRCINKESRHIGRHIEKVELISANSHCPEIEIIATLKNNGAEVCLDPEAPWVQRVLKRILERTA; translated from the exons ATGTCTTTCTTTACAATTGTGTCACTCGTGGTTTTTCTGGCTATTGCTGAGG GTACCAGTACGGAGGATCCAGGAGTGACTCTGCAATGTCGCTGCATCAACAAGGAGAGCAGGCACATCGGACGTCATATAGAGAAGGTGGAGTTGATCTCTGCCAACTCTCACTGCCCAGAAATTGAGATTAT TGCCACTCTTAAAAACAATGGGGCAGAAGTCTGTCTGGACCCTGAAGCTCCGTGGGTCCAAAGAGTGCTCAAGAGAATTTTGGA gcGCACAGCTTGA
- the grhprb gene encoding glyoxylate reductase/hydroxypyruvate reductase b, with protein sequence MWCSRMALRRLQRITPLALTSNMQREMSTLSRVYITRQIPPEGLKILRESGQVQFQLWDSDDIPVPRQEMLEKVKGADALLCVLTEKIDAELLDAAGPNLKVLSTMSVGFDHLSLEELKKRGIRVGYTPDVLTDSVAELTVALLLTTSRRLIEATHEAKTGGWGTWRTLWLCGHELANSTVGILGLGRIGVAIAERLAPFKVKKFIYTDVVPRPELASMINAEYVSFDELAKQSDFLSVCCALTPETKEICNKNLFSKMKNTSIFINTSRGGVVNQDDLYEALSTGQIAGAGLDVTVPEPLPISHPLFTLKNCVILPHIASASYTTRNAMSALAANNLLLGLRGEPMIKELKL encoded by the exons ATGTGGTGCAGTCGCATGGCTCTGCGTCGGCTCCAGAGGATTACTCCACTGGCTCTAACAAGCAACATGCAGAGGGAGATGTCCACCCTGTCTCGGGTATACATCACCAGACAGATCCCACCCGAGGGTCTGAAGATCCTGCGTGAATCTGGACA GGTGCAGTTCCAGCTGTGGGACTCAGATGACATCCCTGTGCCCAGACAGGAGATGCTCGAGAAGGTCAAAGGTGCTGACGCCCTGCTGTGCGTGCTGACCGAGAAGATTGATGCAGAATTGTTGGAcgctgcag GTCCAAACCTGAAGGTCCTCAGTACTATGTCAGTGGGTTTTGACCATctctctctggaggagctgaagaaaag aGGAATCCGTGTAGGTTATACTCCGGATGTTCTGACGGATTCTGTTGCTGAACTGACTGTGGCTCTGCTGCTCACGACCTCCAGGAGGCTCATTGAGGCCACGCATGAAGCCAAGAC AGGTGGCTGGGGCACATGGAGAACCCTGTGGCTGTGTGGACATGAGTTGGCCAACAGCACTGTGGGTATTCTTGGCCTGGGGAGGATCG GTGTCGCCATCGCTGAGCGTCTGGCGCCTTTCAAAGTAAAGAAGTTCATCTACACGGACGTGGTCCCCAGGCCTGAGCTGGCCAGTATGATCAATGCAGAGTATG TTTCCTTCGATGAGCTGGCGAAGCAGTCGGACTTTCTATCAGTGTGTTGCGCTTTGACGCCAGAAACAAAAGAGATCTGCAACAAGAACCTCTTCTCCAAGATGAAGAATACTTCCATCTTCATCAACACCAGCAG AGGTGGGGTAGTGAACCAGGACGACCTGTATGAGGCGCTGTCCACCGGGCAGATTGCAGGAGCTGGTTTAGATGTCACTGTCCCTGAGCCCCTTCCCATCAGCCACCCTCTGTTTACTCTCAAAAACTGCG TGATTCTTCCACATATTGCCAGTGCCTCCTACACCACCCGTAATGCCATGTCTGCCCTGGCGGCAAACAACCTCCTCCTCGGTCTGCGGGGGGAGCCGATGATCAAAGAGCTCAAGCTGTGA